The window GTTTTCCTCTGAGTTACAAAGTCTTCCTTTTCACAGGGGTGCAGCTGCCTGGTATTTTGATTACATTTATTAGCAgatattttccctctttcttttcaccCTGTAgttctggggatcaaatccaatATTTTGCAtgtactaggcaagtgctataccactgagctCCCCCCATCttttacattattattaattttttatcttttaattttaattattgatgtgtgtgtgtgtgtgtgtgtgtgtgtgtgtgtgtgtgtgcgtgtgcacgtacatgccctggtcctggagcttaaactcaactcagggcctgggcattgtccatgagattcttttgctcaaggctagctttctaccagcttgagccacaaggctacttctgcctttttctaagtagattattggaaatgagtctcatggactttcctgtctggtcaggctttgaactatgatcttcagatctcagcctcctaaacagctaggattacagtgagccaccagcatcccacttcctttttatttttatttatttttggcagtgggGTTTCacaggcagtctaccacttgagtccctttgcttttattattttttgtaaggTCTTGCATTTATGCCAGGGCTCAAcaggaccatgatcttcctatttataatccccacatagctgggatgataggtgtgtatccccatgtccagctttttattggttgagatgaggtcttggtaattttttgcttaggctggtttggaccatgatcctcagatctcagcctcctgagcagctaggtttacaggtgtgagctattggcacctAGCATCATTCCTAATTTAATGTTTCTTGAACAGAGCCAGAAACATAAAGCCACTTAGGGGTGCGACTCCATATCTCTGAAGCTTACATGTAATTCCTAGCAGCAAAAATTTCCAGAAGCTGGGTGTGCTCAGAAgctcttcagtgtgtgtgtgtgtgtgtgtgtgtgtgtgtgtgtgtgtgtgtgtgtgtgtgtgtgtgtatggtgtgtgtgtgtgttcatgtgcttGTGCACTGTAAGGCAGGGAGGCAGTTTTGCAATCCTTTCTGACCTCTCTCTGCAGTGCTCTGGCAGCAGTTACTGCCCTCCTGCTCTGGGGACAGCTATTTGCCGTGGACTTGGGCAATGATGTCGACATTGCAGGTAGGCCTTCAGGTCTGGGCAGGGGCTATGCAGCTCTTGCTCTGGTGGGTTCTGCTTTGGCCCTGTGGGATCTGTAGTCTTCCTTGGAGAAGGCCCAGCTCTCCCTTCCCATCCTCTCCCCTCCTAGAGATAAGGGGAGATGGACTTTCTCATCTCCTTCGGGGAGAGGGAAGATGCTGAGCAACTTTCTCCCATCTAACTTTTTGTTGGTCTCTGGGAAGCATTTTGGAATacgaacttcctgttctttttccATGCAGATGACAGCTGCCCAAAGGCCCCTCAGATTGCGAATGGCTACGTAGAGCACTCTGTTCGCTATCGGTGTCAGACAAACTACAGACTGCGCAGTGGAGGAGATGGTAAGACCGGGATGATGGTAAGGGAGGGGAGGGTGGTCCTACTCACCCTGTGGGTAGCGTGATGGACAGGGCCATGTGGCTGGTCAGAAAGAACATTTGTACCGCTTGGAGGCAGGAGAGTTAGCTTGTGAGTTTTGGTCACTAGTACGTGATCCTTGAGAAAACGAACACTTTCAGCTCTGAGTTTCCTTGCTAAGGGGAGGTGATGCCCTGTAGCCCACCTGTGGTCAAGCAGGTCCGTATCTATGAGAGAAGATGTGGGAGAGGAACAAATAATGACAGCAGGGAGCTATTATCCAGTGAGCAGGATGCTCACAGCACTTTCAATGTGCTTCACATTTGTTTAAAGTCCACTTAGTGCTCTCAAACGCTAGGTGACCTGTCATGTCTAAGATCATGTAGCCTGTGAGAGTCAGGATGTGAGCCCTCATCTCTACCTGTATCTCTTGCCGTGACTGCCATGGCCGCTGTCCTTCCTGTGTCTAACTGGACTTGAAGTACGGTGCTCTTCcacttcatcttcctcttcctcctcctccttgcaccATCCTTTTCTTCCGCTTGCACCATTTTaagtcttctctttttcctcttttgagataggctctcattatgtatcccaggctggccttgaatgcaCAATCATCCTGCCTTAGCTctcaagtgctaagattacaggcaggtatCTCTAATGCTTCTCTTTAAGTATCTTTTCTTCCTGTGTTAGGTCCAGATTTGATTTTTCTCTGGGCTCATCTCTTGTTTGTTTCAGGTGTGTATACCTTGAACAGTGAGAAGCAGTGGGTGAATGAGGCCGTCGGAGAGAAACTTCCTGAATGTGAAGCAGGTGGGTCCTGACCTATCAGTGCTTGGGCTGGCATGTAGGCTGTAAAGTTTCAGAGCCCTTCCCTTAACCATACAAGAAGccaggtgaggggtgggggagaacctCAGCAGTGGAGCAGGCAGGACTGAGAcctagggagggaggaggtgactcCCAGTAGAGTTCAGTGAGCATCATGTACACTGAGGGCTTGGTTGAATGCAGATTCCACTGCCTTGGCCAGGAGGCTCTGTGCACACAGAGGTTCTGCCTAGAGAGTGCAGGCTGAGGTGAAGTGAACACCAGAAAAAGTGGAGGCAGGTAAGTGAAGCTTAACCACAGGGGGACAAAGGAGCAGACTGGAGGTGGACGGGGACTCCAGTTTTGTTTCTACCTCTTGGTAGAGAGGACTTGGTCCTTCAACTATCAGTGGTACAGGACTGCCAACCTGCCTTGAAgcgatgagagagagagagagagagagagagagagagagagagagagagagagagagagagagagagagagagagagagagagagagagagagagaacaccttACACAGCTCCCAGACTTCAGGGAACTGGAAACTCCTTGGTGGTAGTGTTTCACTATAGTTTATCAGCCCTGGGTTTAAACATCTTGGCATTGTGTATTTCTTCTTGagttagaaaaggaagaaacagaactCTCCAATGGGAGAAGCTGTCATTTAAACTGCAAACACTGGACTGAGATGAGCAGATAGTAAAAGCAGAAGGGAACATATATTTCTAGCTCTGAAAAAAGAGGATGATACCAAGAGCAGCAATGTCTGCTGCTTGTACCCAGCCTTCCTCTCAGTTCTGCTCATGGGTTCTTGCTCTCCCTGACAGTATGTGGCAAGCCCAAGTACCCTGTGGATCAGGTGCAACGCATCATTGGCGGCTCTCTGGATGCCAAAGGCAGCTTTCCCTGGCAAGCCAAGATGGTCTCCCGCCACAATCTCATCACAGGGGCCACACTTGTCAACGAACAATGGCTGCTGACCACAGCCAAAAATCTCTTCCTGAATCACACAGAGAATGCCAATGCAGATGACATTGCCCCGACCTTGAAACTCTATGTAGGGAGAAATCAGCTGGTAGAGATTGAGAAAGTCATTGTCCACCCAAACCGCTCCATAGTGGACATCGGGCTCATCAAACTGAAGGAGAAGGTGCCGGTCAATGGGCGGGTGATGCCCATCTGTCTGCCTTCCAAAGACTATGTGGAAGTGGGGCGCTTAGGTTATGTGTCTGGCTGGGGGCGAAACAGCAACTTTAGGTTTACTGAGCGTCTTAAGTATGTCGAACTGCCCGTGGCTGATAAACAGAAATGTGTGATGCACTATGAGGGCAGCACAGAGCCTGAAAAGAAGACTCCCAAGAGCCCCGTGGGCGTGCAGCCCATCCTGAATGAGCACACATTCTGTGCCGGCATGTCCAAGTACCAGGAAGACACCTGCTATGGCGACGCAGGCAGTGCCTTTGCTGTTCATGACCTGGAGCAGGACACATGGTACGGGGTGGGGATCTTGACCTTTGACAAGAGCTGCACAGTGGCAGAGTACGGCGTGTACGTGAACGTGCGATCTGTCCTGGGCTGGATTCAGGAAACCATAGCCCACAACTAAGGTGAAGTTGGCTGGCAGTTGGCTCTCAGTGGGGCAGGCTAGAAGGTTTTGCCAGGCAGCAAGATTTTCCCCTGGAAAGAAAGTGGACAGGATGGGATGTGGTGGGGAGCGATGGCATCAGCCTTGTCCTGTTGGGTCAGTCAATAAAGAGCTTGCTTCTCTGTGCTGTTTGCAGCCTGGGCCCTTtgtgttctttcatttttggtGTAGTCTTTACTTGGGAGCATGGCAGAAGCCAGCCTAAGCTGCCTGGAAATTCCTAAGGTGATGTAATCTATCTAGTTTGGGTCTGTTTAAAGACAATCCCTGGGCTCTTCTTATGATATCCTCTGCCTCTTGGAGTGTGTGgattaggagaaaaaaaaggtcTAGGCAGCCATGCActggattgcggttcaaagccaactcaggcagcagAGTCtgcaagacctttttttttttttttttttgccagacctggggcttgaaatcagggcctgggctctctcgttgagcctctctgtactcaaggctagtgctctacaacttgagccacagcaccacttttggctttttctgactttttttggaataagagcctcatggactttcctgcctgggctggctttgaactgtggtcctcagatctcagcctcctgagtagctaggattataggcataagccactgacacccagcttgagagcttgtttgcaggttctagcaggggagcatAACTACTCGTATACCCTTGACCAAAGGCCAGTCTTCCTCTATCGGGGATAGTCTTCCTCTTCGACTGAGCGCACattagggaggaaggggacacctgcctagccagccagatcagccgaatcaaccctggcgatcaatggggtgacagatgttgcAGCCAGATCGTCCTCACATCCTTGTGACACTGTTATAAccacagaaagctgaaagtggagctgtagttctagtggcactagccttgagcacgaaagctcagagcacagcaccaggcccagagttcaagctccaggattgcaaaaacaaacaaaaaaccaaaaacaaaaaagctgcagGCTTGCTAAGGAAAATGCTAGCCTAAATGCTAGTGCTAAAGCATTTTGATGCCTATAGTATTTGAATTGTGTTCCAACCTACCAGTgtcccagaaaataaaataaagcatcacAAAGGCAGGAGCTCTGTATCTGTTGGGTCTAAATTGCAGCCCAGCCTAGATTTGCTGAATGCTTTAAGCTCCTGGGCCATCAATAGTTCCTGGGCTTTTCCATGAGGGGCTAAAAGGAGGTGCTCGATAGGCTCCTATCCATGCCACTGGGGACTCTGCAAAGAGTGGGTATCCTTCTCAGCATGAGGTGCTCTTCCTATTCTGTTTCTTCTAAGAAAGATGAGTAtcttttctggccattttcttgcCATGGTTCTTTGTCTACCTGTTTCACATGCTGCTCCTCATGGTATAAAGGGCCAAAAATCTCACAGGATCTGACCTCCACAGTGATGTTTTCTCCCAGATTCACTGTTAGAGCCAGCAGACCAACAGAGGTCCAGACCTAGATTCTAGAACTTCGGAAGGAAGTTAACATCAAgagactgaaaaataatataaatgttgCAAAAAGCTTCTCAGAGTACAGCCATAACCTCCTCAGTAGTATTGTCAGCATAACCTTTTCTGGAGGAGCAAACCACCTAGATTTCTGAAGAATTCAGTGGTTTCTGGTCACTAAtcaggaaggaaacaaaaaagaacatggcTGGCATTTTCTCCATCACTTGtcttctctgccttcctccccagcagCCCCTTCTGCTGTCCTGGGCCCTGCGGCCCTGCCTGGGTTCCAGCACCAGGAGTGGTTAGCTCTCTCATCTCCTGCTGTGGGGTCCAGCCTTGAGCCTTTTCCCTCGTCCCTGTTCACATACCCCACACCTTGCTGAGACCTGAATGCTTAAGCACTGCCTTTTTCCTTGACCAAGAATCATTTGTATTCACATAGCATGCACTCAACAAGTACTTgtagaatggaaaataaaagatgaTCTAAATTTAAATCTGGATTTCAGTGAGACTCCCTATGAGAATTTTATGCAAGTTCTGAGTTTTTGTTGGTATCTGAACCCTTACCACATACAAAATACTGTGTGAGTCAAGCAAAAGAACAGAAGACTTGACCAACAGTGAGTTAGGCAAAGACAACGTTTTATTCTTTCATAGAAATCTGGAGGGATGCAGGGCTGGAGTCCATTCAAGAGTCAACGACACCTTCAGAAACCAGGCTCTTTCAGTGGTTCTTCTTAGAATGTTCACTTTTCTTATCCTGAGGCTCACTGCCTCATGGGCCCAAGAATGAATGTGGCTCCGTGAAAAAAAGCAGGGAGTGAGGTAGAAAACAGGTGGTAGTGAAAGGGCTTTGTTTTTGCCTTCATTTTGGAGTTGGTCTGTTATGCCCTTTGCTTGTAAAAGCCCCCAGCAGCCCTTCTTCTGGGCTACACTAGCCAGCATTAAGCCCATGATCACCTCCTGGAGAGAAGCATCTGGCAATGGGCTGGACTTTCAGTGACTCAAGTCCTCAGCTGCCAAGCAGGTTACAAGCTGGTGGGCACCGTACTCCAGCCCTGTGTCCATCTCTCATTCTGGAGCTCCAAGACCAAGAGCTGCCACGATGTTTGAGAGAAGCACTAGCCTTCTAAACGTTGCACCAGCGGGACTCTGGGAGACCAAGGATTCTTCCAAAGTCATTAAAACTAGCAAACCCATAATGATGCTTTGGCCCTTGAAATTAAATTTCTGGCTTCAGCAACCCTTGTCTTCTGGGAGagatcttccccttccttcctaaaGGCACATAGTTTTTTGCTTACCCCAAAATGTATGGGGCATTGTAAAGATTCAAGTTCTACTTCCTGGGTGATTTCATAAGCTGTAGCTAAATGAGCCTACCAGGACAGTGTTTTGAAAGTCTGAGTAAAAAAGGCCCCCAAATATAAGAGACTTGCCTGAATTATTTCAAGAGAAACTGGAGCAATAGGATCTGGATGTGAGAGACCATGAAGGACATATGAATGCAGGAGTGGGTAAGGCaagagtacgtgtgtgtgtgtgtgtgtgtgtgtgtgtgtgtgtgtgtgtgtgtgtgtgtgtgtgtgtgtgtgtgtacatgctgtgCATAGATGTACAAATATACCTAAGGTAGAAAATAAGCATTTCTGTTCTTATGGGACTGGCTGTCCATTTTACTTATACATTAGGAAAACTCGGTTAAACTACGTTGTACTCGCAATGTTTAAGTAGCTTCTGTCTTATCctaagagataaagaaaagcacagcataaagggaagacagaaaaatCACCCTGGGAAAAACAGTGCCATGGCTCAGCTCTGAGGCTCTCAGGAAGcagaagctcaggggctgggtgtcACACCTCCCTGCTGGGACGTGAACCACGCCCCTGGGGGAACCCCAGCAGACAGCGCTGCTGGCTATAGGTACGGTTTCATCTGCCACAGCCATGGATGTGCTAAATGTCTTGATAGAGAAGGTCATACTTGGGGATATTCTTGGGATCAATAGGACTTTGGACAATAAGCTTTCCCCTCATTGCTCCCCGATAGATTACTTCAACCAAATCTATGAAGTCTTGTTTAGTTTTGAAACTTCCCACAAACTTAGTATGATCCGGAGACCTagatggcacaaaaaagaaagaatcctcAGAATTGTTCCCAATTACATGACAAAGATTTGCAGGATAAACAAATAGCTTTGTTAGTTTCTTCTTGTCTGGGAAACTTTCCATATCCACGTTTGATTTTCCCAACAATACATAACTAAAATCACTGCTGGAAGCCACTAAAATCAAAGCCCTGATGTGTGAAGAATTCCTTTATTCACTTTGCAAATCATTATTCCGTATGGAATTCCGTATTGGAATTAGGGTGGGCATAGTTTGGTATCATTGTGCAAAGCCCATTAACTACTCACAGCCTACCAAGTTCTTGTCACTTATATTTTTGCATTTTGGGTATTAATTACAGAttcttttcttaagaaaaaaataaaaccaccagcAAAGCAAGAAGTCATCTTTTAGTGTATATCCTTCGAATCTTATGTATGACTGTGTATATTCACTTGTGTTTTCATGGTAACAAACATCATGAACTATTTAGTACAGTGCTTTTCTTCAGCTAACATTGTTTCAGACACATTAAATTTGCATCTACACGCGAACCCTAGTACTTCCAAAACAACAACCAATATAatggaacaaacaaaaaaagacctttcaaaaaaaaaaaaaaaaccaccccaaaccCCCCAAAACCCAAAGCAATCTTATCTACACCATTATATACGTTTCCTGGAAATACGATTACTGGTTAAAAAGGTCAAACACTTTTAAGGCATAAATTGTCCTCTAGCAAAGCCTTATCAAGCTAACATATTAGCTCTGTTCCAGGTCAATAAACAgttttaaagggctggggatatagcctagtgacaagagtgcttgcctcatatacatgaagccctgggttcgattccccagcaccacatatacagaaaatggccagaagtggcgctgtgactcaagtggcagagtgctagccttgagcaaaaagaagccagggacagtgctcaggccctgagtccaaggcccaggactggcaaaacaacaacaacaacaacaacaaaaaagcagttttaaaaacactttaaaaCAGACACCGCTTTGCTAGTTTTCAAACAGAGAATGACAAAGCAAGTATACCACAGTAAGAAATGACCAGGATTActaaaaattagaaattattagAATTAAGGATGCATTCAATAATAGTCATCACTGAGATGTGGACAGAATAGAGTGGAAGGCATAAGAATTTATGTTGTCTAACAGGCCTGGTCAAGAATGACTTCAAGGGCTCTGAACAGCATAAGATACTTGGCAAGAGAGAAATTAATCTTCATTTGCTACTTAGTTTTAGAAATGCCACTTGTCAGTCCCAAAAGTTTAAGAACTACATATTTTGTTTCAAGTAGAACTACTGATAAGTGTTTTATATCATGCACTTAGCTAATATATTTTTACTTCCTAGAGTTAAAAGAGGGCTAGTGCTTCACAAACTATATGGATCTTTCATATTTCAGCTGGAAATTAAAACATGCCAATCATACCCAAAGCAGTAATTTTGTACTACACTTCCACATAAAAAAGAGTGCATCAAATGAAGAGACAGTATTGACCAA is drawn from Perognathus longimembris pacificus isolate PPM17 chromosome 10, ASM2315922v1, whole genome shotgun sequence and contains these coding sequences:
- the LOC125358221 gene encoding haptoglobin-like → MSALAAVTALLLWGQLFAVDLGNDVDIADDSCPKAPQIANGYVEHSVRYRCQTNYRLRSGGDGVYTLNSEKQWVNEAVGEKLPECEAVCGKPKYPVDQVQRIIGGSLDAKGSFPWQAKMVSRHNLITGATLVNEQWLLTTAKNLFLNHTENANADDIAPTLKLYVGRNQLVEIEKVIVHPNRSIVDIGLIKLKEKVPVNGRVMPICLPSKDYVEVGRLGYVSGWGRNSNFRFTERLKYVELPVADKQKCVMHYEGSTEPEKKTPKSPVGVQPILNEHTFCAGMSKYQEDTCYGDAGSAFAVHDLEQDTWYGVGILTFDKSCTVAEYGVYVNVRSVLGWIQETIAHN